Genomic window (Vicia villosa cultivar HV-30 ecotype Madison, WI unplaced genomic scaffold, Vvil1.0 ctg.000775F_1_1, whole genome shotgun sequence):
tttctttagtttttgattgtttgtgttcaaagttTGACTCGATAGCTTGAGGTCGCAATTGGTGATTTATCAAGTTTGATCGTTgcgacttgcggatgtatggtaatgaTAGAGTTTAACATTTTGTACACGTTcgaggtatgtgtttatcgctttctagattGTAGCATATTCAggatacttaggctttttacaacttttatgtcattcattcttttgtatacttgttcatttgtgaatcactttagttcccaccttttttgtgaggtagctttccattatttacatatgctggagaccacattcttgttctaactggattttattatgcttaatattttgtttgtgttgattatatgaaagcatgaaaaggatcaaggcatttttgtttcattttgagcacaactaccttggccaaatagtcaattcaccttgtgagtgtgtgatcattagtacctcctctgagcctttttgtcaatgtccatgttgtttttgctaaatgcttgtctatgagtgtttggttctcatttttgtatggatgttgattctttgttttcttgaacccttaaccatgatttttggtttgaatttttaccttgccttagaaagtagggagtattcacattttgataatatggttgaattcaagttaggGAGAGAATGATTGTGTACTTATTGGttgattgctatgaggttgaaagaaaagaaaaaaaaatatgtgaaaaaaaaaagtgaaaagaaaaagaaagaaaaaagagaaaagttttgaaaaagaaaaaaaaaagagtttgaataatTCTGCAAATAAGTATGGTGCTTTGTTGTGAAATGTGGGTTGATGAGgaagtttgattggaattttgtgtttgaacttttgtgagttgatcactcccttaggtttgggcaaaattttgtttcgattagccttaggaattatcccttgtttgttaaccaagcaacattacaaccttgaaaagtccttgtgattcttgcatttgtgttttcaacataatttttggatgactgcataatttagtcttttgtttgcaaggtTGTGGAAGAGTGAAATTACCTTATTTTGTGTGTTTGTCATCTACCGATGATttcattttgctaggtgtgattcatttttgaactagtattgttttagaatgtttggtatattATTTGTACTTTGCGTTtgtttcatgtttatgttatcgtcgtagtttagtggtaagtatttactttgtgtgTACCATTTTTCATtagagccatacatttgtttccgtttttcaaaacttgtcgaTTCGTGATTCTTTGGTTGATCGCTTTCGTTTCTTTGAGttgtttgtttcttgtttgaggacaaacaagtataaagttggggagagtgttGAGTGCCTGAAATTCgttatttttactattgttttgtggcacttatcgattcttttgtattatattctctgaataattccccgctttttgtataaatatgtataaataggatttaattgagtttttattcatttatataccatttgatagttttctattcattttgtagatatcgagtcgcttttggagcatatgcaataaagtgtcgaagacacggcttcaaaacgCGCAATTTTGAGCGACGGAACCAGCGAATCGTcgaataaatctcaaaatcaaataaacataaatcatcaatttagttgatattcattcattattggatagagcatggaataagctttccaacgcttcgaaccgggcgcaaatcagagttacggttctcgagttacgGCCGAAACAATGCAGAACTTTTTGCTGTACTGGTGTGTTCCGTCGGGCGAAGCCATTGTTCCTCCGGGCGAATCTGGCAGGACAGAAGtgcgttaaaaggggcaaaaacacattttttaggttatgttttgggtatttttggtCCCAATCCATCAAACCTCCAATCTTTGGTATATTAGGCTAGAAAACAACattggagcttgcatttggatgatcgagAGACGGATTCCTCATTGattgatgttgacaaaccaagaaatgtttggttcctctttttctcttctctttgtatttctcttttgttgggttttgtaTGTAGATCTACtatgaactcatgtatatttgttgatcattatgttgtataaagcttgctttcatatctTTGTGGATTATTATCTTGGATTTTTGCTTTGTTGCTAATGTATTTGAGTCGCTATGGAGACGTATGGCTCTAATGTTTATCTAGGATAATtatctattaacttaattgcagagatggattaggttgataatcacttagtgtcagtgcttaatgcttctgaatggtcgtgtttgtctgagagatcggcATCTACGGGAAGCTTGGATATCTCATGTGTTGTTTACGtggttgagagatcgtcacttagataatattgtgggtagtaTTGTTGACATGTGATAacattgataggttacaagttgagtatgttcggtcaataagtttaagtttgtgagaagtagattatatacaTGCTTGATAATTCTATTCCGCTGATGAATGAATTCTTTTATGTTCATAACTTTAAATTCCTGCACATTTGATAACCAAACTCAAGAATGAATTAATATGTCGAATGGCACACATCTCtttggacacgataaattcccggataaatatttccaaattttttgttgcttgccgctttaccgcttcaataggtataccattaataaagcacgtacctaaAATCAGATTATCTAATTTAGCAGTCTCTGCTCCAAAAAAGGAAAAGACTCTCCCTCCTGactgctccttctttggctttaGACGCTGAGTACTACTATGACCCTGTTCCTAATAATTATAACAAGTCAAAGTATTACTCTTACATTCAGAAGCTCGGTGGCCTAACTTCCCTCACTTGAAGCAATTCATAGTCATGTTCTTGCACTCAAAAATACGATGCCCAAACTCACCATATTTAAAACATCTCACAAAAGTAGGAGTTCTTCCCCCACTTTTCTATTTCCCACCTGCAGATTTCTGATCATCCTTCTGATTACCCTTATCAAACGGATTTCCATAAGGTGTTCCACGACTCTGATCATTCACTTTCTTTTCACTCAGTCTCTTATAGTGAGCATATCAGGCTCTACTCTCCTCATCATATATCATGCACTTATTCACCAGTACAGACAACCGCCAAATCTCCTGATACCCAAAACCATGCTTGATTTTAGGATGTAAGCCACTCTCAAACTTGATTCACATAGATCCCCAACAGCCGCACTATTATAGTATGGACAAAACTTCATACGCTCttcaaacttagcagcatactcatcAACTGTCATATTCCCTTGCCTCTGCTCAAGGAACTCAATGTCTTTCTTACCGTGCACGTCCTCTGGAAAGTACTTCTCTAAAAATCCAACTCATAACACATCCTAAGTAACCTCAGTACCTTCATCATCCATTATGTGATACACATTATCCCACCAATCTTCGGCTTCCTCTGATAGCATATGAGTATCGAACAACATTTTTTGTTCGTCGGTGCAGGCCATtactctaaaaatattttcaatcttACGGATCCATGTTTGCGAACCCTCTAGATCATGTCTACCCTTGAAAGTCGGCTGATTGTTTCTCTGAAACATCCCTAATCCACAGAATTCATTAACGGCCCCACCATTCTGATTGTTCTGATTATTCTGAGCCATTGCTTGAGCCAATGATTCCAAAGCTTCAGCAattgcatcatcgtttcttcctccacTCATATCTTTGCATATGGGCAAATAACATTAGAATAAACAAAGCATTCGACAGTGTTCACACACTAGTCGACTACCAGGGAACCGATAACATACAAAAACTTGGCCGGatggaccgacctgctctaataccactataTAAAACCTTAAAACCCCAAGGCGTAATAATAGGAATGTAAACAAATATGCACATAGGGTGTCACACAAACACAATCAAAAACCTGCTGCGtaaaatagtttaaataaaacaaattatatcATAAACACATGTCATCACAGTGGAATTATTCACCAAACACCATTCCTTAATTTAATAATTCACATAATACTCTTCAATTGAAATTAAGCACAGTTATCGCAAAAGCCTTCAACATGAAAACAACTCAAAAAATCATCAGAAGTTAACATCTAACTCTCGCAATGACAACacataataaattaacaataaCATTCGCCCGCCCAGTGTTGCAGATCAGAGCAAAAAATTCTAAATGCATAAACGAAAAAGGAAGAATATCCTCAACGACATCCTTCATCTCCAAAGCAGCTACTCATCTACCTGTTTGTTTGTACCCCAAGAAGGAGTACAGAAACACCACAAAAAACAAGGGGTGAGAATATGATCAAAATTTAAAATGGTGTAAAAGAAATGCAAGGGTAGCCTAATTATAATTTAATCATCTAACAGGCATTCCGATTAAGTTACTCAAAACAACACATTTGCGccaaaacattaaaattcaaTTTCACGACAATTAGGATAACTCTTCAGCATTAGCCAAACAGTTCATTTACACAACAACCTTTATGTAATGCAATGAAAACAACAACCCTACTCATGCATATGGTACCACTTTAACAAAGATTCTTCATACCAACCGGGTCCCAACAACTAAACCGCAAGCCCCCTCATTTGAGCTCTGGACAAGTCACTGGTTCCCTCGTCTAAACTAGTGACTCGCCTCTTTCACAATAACCATAATATATGAATGCATGTATATGATGTGCACGATAACAACTCAACAAAAGATTTATAATTCCACATCTAACTGTATATAAACCTACACAACATTAGCAAAGTAGTCCCTACTTTCGAGCAGCATACAACATCAACTCAATTATTTCTCATCACATAATTAGAAATTAACAACACCAAAAATAGCCAAATAGTTTCCAATTATCAGTCaaactgtaacaccccgataattggatttaattatttgatgtttttgatgtgattatatgacgtgtgatgatgatgttgatgtgtGTGGGGTAGTGGAATTAAGGTGTTAGTTAGaacattaaaataatataatttctagttagatttgttattatttaataaaataaaataaaagagatattaTGAGGAGGAGTTAGTAAGGGCAAAAGAGGAAGTTCATAATAGGGGTCCTAAGGCTAACAAGTGAAAAGAGGAATTAGGAGAGAGTTTCATTCGACGTAGAATTTTTGGAGAAGCGTGAAAAGAAGGGAGAGAGTTAGGGAAAGGAGAGAAGAGGAGATCAACCGTAGAATTTGAAGAAGGAATCAATTCGGCTAATAATCTAAGGTAATGGGTTATCCTAattattatgtttgatttaaGGGATCGATAATTGTATGTTGGTTTTGGATTGGGATGTtatgatgaattgatgatgttgAGGAATTAccatgattaattgcttgatttgtaTGATTACGTGatatatgatgttgttgtttgttaTGCTGGTGAATGGTATCATGATTTAGATTCAAAACCTCCATTAACATGATTTAGAGGGTTTagggttgatgaagatgattgggAATATAATGAATAATTGTGTTTTTGTGTTTAAAATGATTAATACATAATAGAACCAGGTTAATAGGCCTTAAATCGCAGGTAAATAATGTTAAAAATTAGTTTTTGGGCAAAGGATTGGGACTTGTTTGATGCAGGTTGCGTTGGAATTTTCTGCAGAATCGCAGAGCCCGTTTAGCGCGgtggagcccgcttagcgtgcTCTATGAAATAAAAAGGGGTCTGTTTACAGATAGGATCTCGCTTAGCGCGGTAGGGTCTTGCTTAGCGCGGTCcctgaaaaatgaaattttttatttttgaaaattgatttaagAATATgataacttatattttattagaatttttgGAAATTTACTGTGCATGTTTGGGTCGATTTAGAGGGCATTTTGTATGCAACTAGGCTTTGAGAATTGTTGTGTTTCTATGCTTGATTTTGGTGAATGTTGTTGTGATGATTGAGGACGTGATGCATTGATGATTGTGTGTTGAGTTGATCAAGATGTTGTGAAGTTGTATGTTTGGATAATGCCATGACTTTGTTGAATACATGAATGATGATGTCATTTTAACTAGTCGTGGCCGTTGATTTTGTGAAGttgagcatcatgcattcatagcataattGTAGGACGAAAGTCCAGGGATGGCCCTTAATCCCATTGTGCGGATTGAGTGCAACTTGTTGATGAGCTCTGATTCCATGCAGGAATCGATCGTATGGTGGGGATATTTGAAAGACGATGACGGAGTCATCAGtgatgaattggtaccacatgcatgagtccatTATTGTTGCATTGCATTGTTATGATGATGCATGACTTGATGATATTGATTATTTGTGATGTGGTGTGCCTAATTGATAATTGTGATTGAATCATAAGGTGATGTTGTGAATAGATGATGATGTGCAGGTGTGGGTATGTATGCATAAATGATGAATATGTTGTATTGATATATGTATGGTTTATTAATGGTATACAACTACTATatctattccttatgtcttacataatgattatgaaatactcaccctttctgttttaatgttgcctccacgtgggtaccACGCATGTAATCAGGAGTAGTCCGTTGAAGTTTAAGGATAGCTTCATGGCGTCCTTTTAccgttgtttagattgaagagAATCTTGCTCTGATACGCAACATCGCGATGGGTTGTTATGTTTTAGAACTATCATGTTCACTTTgattattttgaatttgaattgcatTTCGATGAATTACCTTTCAAAGGATTTTGATGTTGATGTTTTGAGTTATGACTCATGAACCATGAAGTTTAAATTGATGTTTTATGAGAACTATTTTAAAGATGTTTAAATTTGTGGATTTCGGTGCGAGATAATATGCTTTGATTTATGTTGATGAATGAGATATAGTTTTGAAATGAATTGTTGATGCAACCCGTGTTACGTAGCAGGACTATTATTTGTGATGTTTTCATGacgatgtgacacccttgttggtgattttatttgATGTTAATTCGTATTATATTATGAATATTCCttgtgggttagaagggtgttacacaaacAACCAAACAACATCGAAATTCCAAACCGACAGCTCGAAACACAAAAATTAAGCAAACAACGCCCTTCTGGAAGCCTGACGACCAACTCGTCATGAGGGTGACGATTGTCACCCTCTAGAGATCGCGACGGTCTCCTTGTCCCCTTTGCTGGCGACCATCAACTCTTCAACGCGTGACGACCGTCACATTATAGCAAAAGCAGTTTTCTGCGACAGAATTATCCAACTCCGATTTTTCCACCTCCCATACCCAAATCGATTAGAATACATCAATGAATTAACATATAACAATCAAACCATTACATACTCATCAATTACCCTTAAAATCCATCAATTTATCATGATTTCTAATACCTTAAGCACCAATCACACATAGCACATATAAACATAACTTTTACAACTTTCATGAATCAATACATGTAATTTTCAGGGTAAAATCAGTACACTAATTTCGCAATATTGACATCAATTATTTCATGTCATCACAACAATCACACTCATCTTATTAACCATTCATCATTGGGAAGAATAGAGAAAAATCTAACGGAGATTAAAGACTTCTCCCTACCCAATCATGCAATTGACATCATATTTAGAGTAATCTCCCCCTACCTTGGATTTTCAGCAACAATTTCAAGCTCTATCAATGGTTTTTTCCCTCTCAATCTTGTTCTCCTAGCCTCCTTTTCTCCAAAATTTTGTTTTCACGTGCTAAACCCAAAAACTCTCTACTAACCTCTTTTTATTAGAAACCTAATCCCCCTTACTAGTTATTTCCGCAATGCCCTTACTTATTCCCTTATTTACCAAAATACCCTTCTTGACTCTAattctatttatttaataattattctcATTATTTACTATTATCTTAATtctacttatttaattaaatgaatAGAATTATGCTCCATCAAACCCAAACATCACATACTAATGTCAGTTCTCCCATCATCAATCAAAtgcatataaaaattatttaaataattaaaaatggaaatttgattaaataaatacattaaagaaaattaggtgtTACAAAATCCACTTGAATTTATCGGATAAGAAAGCCTCAAAATTTATCGATTATGCATTGCACATAAGATAAGTATATGCATTGCACATAAGATAAGTATATGATAAACTCTAATGAGTTATTTTAATAGTGTCTCCTCTATCATTAATAGTACTCCCTCCCTCAGTAACAATTCATAATAAAAGAttaatattttacatttattaagaaatttgaaatttatgtatcttttttaaaatatgttttatagaaaaatatataaacaattttgATTGCTTgttgtttatgaaaaaaaaaaaagagaaatcaaattaaatatcatttataattaattttattttagaaaagatatatttttataataaaataattaaattgcataaaattaatgtttttttaataatatacaaCAAAATgagtgttttttttgtttataaatagtTAGGGAAGAAATACTAGTTAATATCttctaaaaatatcaaaaatatgagTTTTAAATGTGAGActgcaatgttttaaaaattcgacaaattttcaaattgatgAGGATACTAAATTATTAGTTTATTGGTCGAACTACTGAGTCACTAGTCGAATTGTATGAATAAACTAAATGACACGATATTAAATAAACATGTCTCTAtaacaaatttatttaattattaaactgGTCAAATCGAATGACTTTGTCTTTAAAATAATTCACGGCAcctataaaatttcaaaatatcataatttcacaagtttattttttaaatttaaattctaaacatAATCATCATCCAcaataaaatagtataaaatagaaatttaaataaattttaaaaaaaatctaaattgcAACATAAACtgaataacaaaataattactaaatttaattttaagaaGAGAAATTTGttctaaataatttttaaacaaaatctacttatatttttttttttttaaattccaaACACTTTGTCTAAGAAAAATTAAAGCAAGCATTTAAGCTGTCGGTTATCTAAAACTGTTCATTGGTTTTGGCCGATTCTGACCAATTTTTACTGATTTAACAATTTATCTAATCCATCAATCATTCCAGATCGGTGACCTTTCCGATTTTTAATTCGATGGGTGGATTTaatctaatttttaaaacaatatgGAAGAGGTTTTGGCTATATCAAattagtatccacttttcctacTCAACTCTACCCAAACATTATCAACTTGAAACTCAGCCATATTAATAAGCAGAGTCACTTGCCTCATACCCACATTTGGAAACTAAAAAATGGCACAAGATTATGTCAAATTTATCACATGGTTATTGCTAAATAGTCTAGATGAAAAATTTTATTTTGCACAGTCTGACCCTCTAGTTTTCTTATcaacataaaattttaaaattgtttttgcaAAAGTAGCAAATTTCAACTACATAAAATAgtcaaaccaatttttttaaaaaatcaatttacaTCATCTATTATTTCTAGGGTGTCCATGACAAGCTCGTCCACATATCGTGACTTTTTACATAGCATAACATACTTTCTCTTTTGTTAccgattattaaaaaaatatagaataagAATTAGCCAATAACATACCTCCGTTGTAGAGTTTAATATGTTTATTCTTGATATTGAAAATTCTCCTGTTGAATTCTAAGAAAAATACAAAAGTGGTTGTTCGTTTCAATATTACTCTTTTTTTATGGTCAAATTCAATACCACTCTTTTATTTCTACATGTAATGAATATTATTGATAGAATGAAATATCTATTTTTCagtcaaaagaaaaaagtgtAACGTATCTACTTCAAAAAAGAATGTATTATGAATTATAACTATACATTTGATATGCTCAAAGCCTGGAATACACATGTTCAAACCTGTATTTTTGACTTCATAATATTTAATGTATGAATTTCTTTGATTATACTCTTTAAAAATAGCAGCAAGAAAAAGCACGAAAAAGGTGAATATAGAGCTGTTTGTGGTGATGCGGACAGGGGAGATAGATGTGGAACACACCTCTAAAATTTCTAATTTCAACACCACAAGCCCACGACTTGGGTATAATGATGTAGTAAGGTTTGACGTCTAATTCCTTATGGTCCAAATATTGATTTCAAACCTAATAAAAAATGTTTATCTTTATATATAGATATATGCATTTATTTACCAAAATGCTATCCTTTTTATAGAAAAGATAtacacatttattttttaaaatatttgtatagagcttaaaattttaaaatattgtattataaatttatttaattattgtacagtaaatataaatttgtaataataaaattttatgtaGTGTACGGATATGTTGAGGGAaccttctcaaacacattcacttTTATCGATTAAAATTTCCACCAAATTAAAATGAAATCCACATGGTGTGGTAAAATCTTATGAATTGTGATCAATAAAGGAGAATTTATTATGAGCAATCACGTTTTTACAATGATTATTCACAtacttgaaataaaaaaataaaaaacccaCTATTAACTTATTTGACATGTTCTCGATTGTTGGAGTTACTccctctatttttattttaagataaagTTTACTTTTATATTCATTCAATGATCAATGTACATAGTCTATATATGAACCAAATACATTGATccttgaatgaatctaaaaaataaacTTTCTCTTATATAAGGACCAGAGAAAATAATAGTGAAATTTCATGAATGCATaaaagaaagaagatgaaagaTGCAGCGAGAGACAGAGAGTGGAGAAATTTGTAACTATTTGTAACTAACTTTTTTACAACTTAACAAATTCTGCATTTATTTCTAACTAACTAAACTTTTAGTTTATATTCACTTCAactgaaattcaaataaaaaccaAATGAAACTGAAAGAAAATACTTGAATATGAATTACATTTAACAatatcccttaattcatattcaagTTTAAAAATCAACAACATCAATTTTATCCCTCAATTCGATGAAATGTTCTGTCTTGATTGCTTTGTCAACACATCTGGAAGTTGCTTCTGAGTACTACAGTGAACAACTTTCAGCACTCCACTATGAACTTGATTTCACATAAAATGGAACTTTGTGTcaatgttgttagaacaagatttgttctgatcaattatcttagttttgatgataacaataatatgaattttgcttaagataacatggtactctaatccaatgcaatttccctttcaggaaatatatatatagagtacgcataattcagcgctcagaagctttgtctcaagggttcagcatgcaacatcagaacatggtctggcaagacatcagaagatggtcgaagcagaatcagaacatgggtctatggaagcatcagaagaacatgagatcagaagcactgaagctcagaagatggtatcacgctcagaagcacttcaaggtcagaagatcagaagatgctatgcaccaagctgtttgactctgatgatattcaaacgttgtattcacaaacatcagatcagaaggaagtacaagtggcaagctacgctgactgacaaaaggaacgttaaaagctattaaaggctacgtcagtagacacagcgtgaacaaggctcgaggtagttgacaaaagcgtataacattaaatgcgatgctgtacggaacacgcaaagcattaaatgcattcaacggtcatcttctcaacgcctataaatatgaagttctgatgagaagcaaggttaacgatcctgaacaatataattcaaattaacttgctgaaactctgttcaaatccaaagctcagaatcttcatcttcatcaaagctcactacattgcttttgtaatatattagtgagattaagcttaaacgttaagagaaatatcacagttgtgattatcgcttttaagaagcatttgtaaactcttagaattgattacattaagttgtaaggaactagagtgatcgtgttgatcagaatactctaggaagtcttaggagtgaactaagcagattgtaactagagtgatcgtgttgatcagtagactctagaaaagtcttagagggtatctaagcagttgttcctggagtgatcagtgtgtgatcagaagactctggaagacttagttgcggactaagttgaaaaccattgtaatccgtgcgattagtggattaaatcctcagttgaggtaaatcatctctgcgggggtggactggagtagtttagttaacaacgaaccaggataaaaataactgtgcaatttatttttatctgtcaagtttttaaagctacacttattcaaaccccccctttctaagtgtttttctatccttcaaatgcgTTTGCTCCTTCCATTCAGCACTGAGTTCTTGGCAATACTTATGGTTGATTTGTTGTCATTCATCAATATCAGTTTGCTCACCTTGAACTTCAATTCCTATAACAAATTCATAAGCCAAACAGTCTGACAAGCAGATAATGCACCAGCTATGTAATCTGCCTCACAGGTTGACAGTGAAACCACTCGTTGCTTTTTGAAGCACCATGAAATAGGAGCTCCTATATACATAAATGGGTATCCTGTGGTGCTTCTTCTGTCTACCCTATTTCCACACAGTACGGGTCTGAATAACATACCAGCTCAACACGACATGTTACACTAGATGGAAACATAATGTCGTGACTCAGTGTTCCCTTTCCATACCTGAGTATCTTAACTGCAGCTTGGTAATGTGACAACTTTGGTTTGCTCATGAACCTACTCATCATTCCAATAGCATAACATATGTCAGGCCTAGTGTTACACAGATATCTCAGAGAGCCAACTAACTATTTGAAAGTTATAGCATCTGCTTCCTCACAATCAGCATCAGAATCCAGTTTATGATTTGTCTCTACAAGTGTGGCTACAGACTTACAACTCATCAGCTCAAATCTCCTCAACAATTCAAGCTCATACTTCAGTTGGTACACGATGATTCCCTTATCAAAGTGTAAAATCTCTATCCCTAAAAAAATACCATGTTTCCATGGTCTATCATATCAAATGCATTCTTCAACACCCTTTTGAACTTGTTTATATCTGTGATACAACTTCTTGTTAGCATAAAGGCACACCAAAATCACAAGTGC
Coding sequences:
- the LOC131631111 gene encoding uncharacterized protein LOC131631111 is translated as MSGGRNDDAIAEALESLAQAMAQNNQNNQNGGAVNEFCGLGMFQRNNQPTFKGRHDLEGSQTWIRKIENIFRVMACTDEQKMLFDTHMLSEEAEDWWDNVYHIMDDEEKYFPEDVHGKKDIEFLEQRQGNMTVDEYAAKFEERMKFCPYYNSAAVGDLCESSLRVAYILKSSMVLGIRRFGGCLYW